In a genomic window of Arthrobacter woluwensis:
- a CDS encoding dihydrolipoyl dehydrogenase family protein yields MSDEYDLIVLGGGPVGENVADRAVQGGLTAVIVESELVGGECSYWACMPSKALLRSPQALRAARKVPGSAEAVTGDLDIRAVLDRRDSFTSHWKDDGQVSWLDSAGIDLVRGHGRLSGERRVTVTTPDGEERTLTARHAVVLSTGSDAAVPGIPGLREAKPWTSREATSAQEVPDSLVVVGGGVVAVEMATAYAALGSQVTLLARSGLLGSVEPFAGDLVADGLRDLGVDVRLDVKTLSVERDDEGVTVRTDAGDVRAAEILVATGRKPRSSDIGLETVGLEPGASVAVDDTLRVTGVDWLYAVGDVNGRVLLTHQGKYQARAAGDVIAARAQGQPIDDGAWGRHVATADHAAVPQVIFSEPEVAAVGLTEAEARDSGRRVRAVDVEFSSVAGASLHEDGYQGRARIVVDEDRQVLLGVTFVGPDVAELIHAAAIAVVGEVPVKRLWHAVPSYPTLSEVWLRLLESYGRQSA; encoded by the coding sequence ATGAGTGACGAGTATGACCTGATCGTGTTGGGCGGTGGCCCCGTGGGCGAGAACGTGGCCGACCGGGCCGTCCAGGGTGGCCTCACGGCCGTGATCGTGGAGAGCGAACTGGTCGGGGGAGAGTGTTCCTACTGGGCTTGCATGCCGTCGAAGGCATTGCTCCGGTCCCCGCAGGCGCTGCGGGCTGCCCGGAAGGTGCCCGGCAGCGCCGAAGCCGTCACGGGCGACCTCGACATCCGCGCCGTTCTGGACCGGCGTGACTCGTTCACGAGCCACTGGAAGGACGACGGGCAGGTGTCCTGGCTCGACTCGGCCGGGATCGATCTGGTCCGCGGGCACGGGCGCCTCAGCGGTGAGCGCCGGGTGACCGTCACGACGCCGGACGGCGAGGAGCGCACGCTCACGGCCCGCCACGCCGTCGTGCTGAGCACCGGTTCCGACGCCGCGGTTCCCGGGATCCCCGGTCTGCGCGAGGCCAAGCCCTGGACCAGCCGCGAGGCGACGAGTGCCCAGGAGGTGCCGGATTCCCTCGTGGTGGTGGGAGGCGGCGTCGTGGCGGTCGAGATGGCGACGGCCTACGCCGCGCTGGGCTCGCAGGTCACGCTGCTGGCGCGGAGCGGGCTGCTCGGCTCGGTGGAGCCGTTCGCCGGGGACCTGGTGGCCGACGGGCTGCGGGACCTCGGCGTGGACGTGCGCCTGGACGTGAAGACCCTGTCCGTGGAGCGCGACGACGAGGGCGTGACCGTCCGCACCGACGCCGGCGACGTGCGCGCCGCCGAGATCCTCGTGGCCACCGGCCGGAAGCCGCGCAGCAGCGATATCGGGCTGGAAACGGTGGGGCTGGAGCCGGGTGCTTCCGTCGCCGTCGATGACACGCTGCGCGTGACGGGCGTGGACTGGCTCTACGCGGTGGGCGACGTCAACGGCCGTGTGCTCCTCACCCATCAGGGCAAGTACCAGGCGCGGGCTGCCGGGGACGTGATCGCGGCGCGTGCGCAGGGTCAGCCGATCGACGACGGCGCGTGGGGCCGCCACGTCGCCACCGCCGATCACGCCGCGGTGCCGCAGGTCATCTTCTCCGAGCCGGAGGTCGCCGCCGTGGGGCTCACCGAAGCGGAAGCCCGTGATTCGGGGCGCCGGGTGCGGGCCGTGGACGTCGAGTTCTCCTCCGTGGCGGGGGCCTCCCTGCACGAGGACGGCTACCAGGGCCGCGCCCGCATCGTGGTGGACGAGGATCGCCAGGTGCTCCTCGGGGTGACGTTCGTGGGGCCTGACGTGGCCGAGCTGATTCACGCCGCTGCCATCGCGGTGGTGGGCGAGGTGCCCGTGAAGCGCCTCTGGCACGCCGTTCCGTCCTACCCGACGCTGAGTGAGGTCTGGCTGCGGCTCCTCGAATCGTACGGGCGGCAATCCGCCTGA
- a CDS encoding MFS transporter: MSIAQHGPSGVAQEPTREVSPIWITGVVLVNLGINAAFFAPLQVLLGLQAAQLDPGQKEGILALVTGCGAAVSLVANPVFGAFSDRTTGRFGRRVPWVVGGAVVGALALVALAGVPDVALMTLAWCLVQAGCNGAYAAVTAAVPDKVPTEQRATVGGLAAMGQTAGILLGAVIAAVVSGNLWLGYGLAALALVLGVVLFAFRSGDAPLPREAVPPLNWGKFLLSFITPLASADFRWAWITRLLVNIGNHMITLYLLFFLTDAVHLQETQGIPAETGVLILTGLYAIFVIITSVIGGRISDRLGRRKPLVIISSAIIATSALILAFSPTWAGGLIGAAVLGIGFGAYLAVDFALITQVLPHAEERGKDLGVINIANSLPQVIAPAIAWPFVTLWGGYLSLYVAAAVIGLLGAVFVVRIKGVD; encoded by the coding sequence ATGTCGATCGCCCAGCACGGCCCGTCGGGTGTGGCCCAGGAGCCCACCCGTGAGGTGAGCCCGATCTGGATCACGGGTGTGGTCCTGGTCAACCTGGGCATCAACGCGGCCTTCTTCGCCCCGCTCCAGGTGCTGCTCGGATTGCAGGCCGCGCAGCTGGACCCTGGCCAGAAGGAAGGCATCCTCGCCCTGGTGACCGGCTGCGGCGCGGCCGTGTCCCTCGTGGCCAACCCCGTCTTCGGCGCGTTCAGTGACCGGACCACCGGCCGCTTCGGACGCCGCGTGCCCTGGGTGGTGGGTGGCGCGGTCGTCGGCGCCCTGGCTCTGGTGGCGCTCGCGGGGGTGCCCGACGTCGCCCTCATGACCCTGGCCTGGTGCCTGGTCCAGGCCGGCTGCAACGGCGCCTACGCCGCCGTCACCGCCGCCGTCCCGGACAAGGTCCCCACGGAGCAGCGCGCCACGGTGGGCGGCCTCGCGGCGATGGGCCAGACGGCTGGCATCCTGCTGGGCGCCGTCATCGCGGCCGTGGTCAGCGGCAATCTGTGGCTCGGCTACGGGCTGGCCGCTCTGGCGCTGGTGCTCGGCGTGGTCCTCTTCGCCTTCCGGTCCGGTGACGCGCCGCTTCCGCGTGAAGCCGTCCCGCCCCTGAACTGGGGGAAGTTCCTGCTGAGCTTCATCACGCCGCTGGCCTCCGCCGATTTCCGCTGGGCCTGGATCACGCGCCTGCTCGTGAACATCGGCAACCACATGATCACGCTGTATCTCCTGTTCTTCCTCACGGACGCCGTGCACCTTCAGGAGACGCAGGGCATCCCCGCGGAGACCGGCGTGCTGATCCTGACGGGTCTCTACGCGATCTTCGTGATCATCACCAGCGTGATCGGCGGCCGGATCAGCGACCGGTTGGGCCGGCGGAAGCCGCTGGTCATCATCTCGTCCGCGATCATCGCCACCTCCGCGCTCATCCTGGCGTTCTCCCCGACCTGGGCGGGCGGCCTGATCGGCGCCGCGGTGCTCGGGATCGGCTTCGGCGCGTATCTCGCGGTCGACTTCGCGCTCATCACGCAGGTCCTGCCCCACGCCGAGGAGCGCGGCAAGGACCTGGGCGTCATCAACATCGCCAACTCGCTGCCGCAGGTCATCGCGCCGGCCATCGCCTGGCCGTTTGTGACGCTCTGGGGCGGATACCTCTCCCTCTATGTCGCCGCCGCGGTGATCGGATTGCTGGGGGCGGTGTTCGTGGTGCGGATCAAGGGAGTGGACTAG
- a CDS encoding siderophore-interacting protein, giving the protein MALTKHGWEGVVLKAFGAKDFQVRTVGSRWITEDYLRVDFTGRELLEAIGAHPTAWIRVWFPTGGRGHQRAYTLVDPDPASGTFSLEFAMHRGPAADWARAAAAGEVLDVTIQGSAFRLPDPAPRRVHAVGDAAAVPGLNTLLDVLGETPAVVFLEQQHESDGGIPLRLRPQDSLIWIPREDDGRRFVAEVSAAWSTGDHALDPEQDFVWIASESSAFRLLSKELRSTHRMTRDRVDALGYWRA; this is encoded by the coding sequence ATGGCGCTGACCAAGCACGGCTGGGAGGGCGTGGTCCTCAAGGCCTTCGGCGCCAAGGATTTCCAGGTCAGGACGGTCGGCAGCCGCTGGATCACCGAGGATTACCTCCGGGTCGACTTCACCGGTCGTGAACTGCTGGAGGCCATCGGCGCCCACCCCACCGCCTGGATCCGGGTCTGGTTCCCGACCGGCGGCCGCGGCCACCAGCGGGCGTACACCCTGGTGGACCCCGACCCCGCATCGGGCACGTTCAGCCTCGAATTCGCGATGCACCGAGGGCCCGCGGCTGATTGGGCGCGCGCCGCCGCCGCGGGCGAGGTCCTCGACGTCACCATCCAGGGCAGCGCCTTCCGCCTCCCGGACCCCGCGCCACGGCGCGTCCACGCGGTGGGGGATGCGGCGGCGGTCCCCGGACTCAACACCCTGCTGGACGTGCTGGGGGAGACGCCCGCCGTCGTGTTCCTCGAGCAGCAGCACGAGAGCGACGGCGGCATCCCGCTGCGTCTGCGCCCTCAGGACAGCCTCATCTGGATTCCGCGGGAGGACGACGGGCGACGTTTCGTCGCCGAGGTGAGCGCCGCCTGGTCCACCGGCGACCACGCCCTCGACCCGGAACAGGACTTCGTGTGGATCGCGAGTGAAAGCTCCGCCTTCCGCCTCCTGTCCAAGGAACTGCGGTCCACCCACCGCATGACGCGGGACCGCGTGGACGCCCTGGGCTACTGGCGCGCCTGA
- a CDS encoding purine-cytosine permease family protein → MAAATLEIRSIDRVPSGERHGSPWSQFTLWFGANAQITAIVDGALAVVFGADAFWAIIGLLVGNLLGGAVMALHSAQGPSLGLPQMISSRAQFGVYGAIIPLVFVILMYIGFAATGTVLSGQAINLIIGSDNRSVGIIVFGALTAVLAIMGYRYIHALGRVATVLGLAGFAYLTFVILTRYDISQVLFTKPFEVSTFLIAVSVAAGWQLTFGPYVADYSRYLPEDTSAKRTFWYTFAGSTIGAQWAMTLGALAGGLSAAGLGGSFLKNQVGYMGDLAGGGLLALGVYIMIVTGKLTVNCLNAYGSFMCSATISTAFTRRNTVRPAVRAVSVLVVIALSVIVALVASADFLNLFKNFILLLLMVFTPWSVINLIDYYKVSGHRIDVAALYNPDGRYGRWNVVALVSYAIGILVQIPFLSQALYTGPLTAYLGGTDISWIVGIVVTAAVYWPWATAAKRSRELREREGATSVV, encoded by the coding sequence ATGGCGGCAGCCACTCTAGAGATCCGATCCATCGACAGGGTCCCCAGCGGGGAGCGCCACGGCAGCCCGTGGAGCCAGTTCACGCTCTGGTTCGGGGCGAACGCCCAGATCACGGCGATCGTGGACGGCGCCCTGGCCGTGGTGTTCGGGGCCGACGCGTTCTGGGCGATCATCGGCCTGCTGGTGGGCAATCTCCTGGGCGGGGCCGTCATGGCGCTGCACTCGGCGCAAGGGCCGAGCCTGGGCCTGCCCCAGATGATCTCGAGCCGAGCGCAGTTCGGGGTGTACGGCGCGATCATCCCGCTGGTGTTCGTGATCCTCATGTACATCGGCTTCGCGGCGACCGGCACGGTCCTCTCCGGGCAGGCGATCAACCTCATCATCGGGTCTGACAACCGTTCGGTGGGCATCATCGTGTTCGGCGCGCTGACGGCCGTCCTCGCGATCATGGGCTACCGTTACATCCACGCCCTGGGCCGCGTGGCGACGGTGCTGGGGCTGGCCGGTTTCGCGTATCTGACCTTCGTGATCCTGACCCGCTACGACATCTCCCAGGTCCTGTTCACCAAGCCCTTCGAGGTGAGCACCTTCCTGATCGCGGTCTCCGTGGCGGCCGGCTGGCAGCTGACCTTCGGCCCGTACGTCGCGGACTACTCGCGGTACCTGCCGGAGGACACCAGCGCGAAGCGGACGTTCTGGTACACCTTCGCGGGGTCGACCATCGGTGCGCAGTGGGCCATGACCCTGGGCGCCCTGGCCGGCGGGCTCTCCGCCGCGGGGCTGGGTGGCAGCTTCCTCAAGAACCAGGTGGGCTACATGGGAGATCTGGCGGGCGGCGGACTGCTGGCGCTCGGGGTCTACATCATGATCGTCACCGGCAAGCTGACCGTGAACTGCCTCAACGCGTACGGCTCCTTCATGTGCTCGGCCACGATCTCCACCGCGTTCACCCGCCGGAACACGGTCCGTCCCGCGGTCCGCGCGGTGTCCGTGCTCGTGGTGATCGCCCTCAGCGTGATCGTGGCGCTGGTGGCGTCCGCCGACTTCCTGAACCTCTTCAAGAACTTCATCCTGCTGCTGCTCATGGTGTTCACGCCGTGGTCGGTCATCAACCTCATCGACTACTACAAGGTGTCCGGTCACCGGATCGACGTGGCCGCGCTCTACAACCCGGACGGCCGGTACGGACGCTGGAACGTGGTCGCGCTCGTGTCCTATGCCATCGGCATCCTGGTGCAGATCCCGTTCCTGTCCCAGGCGCTCTACACCGGGCCGCTCACCGCCTACCTGGGCGGGACGGACATCTCCTGGATCGTCGGCATCGTGGTGACCGCCGCGGTGTACTGGCCGTGGGCGACGGCGGCGAAGCGCTCGCGGGAGCTCCGCGAACGGGAGGGCGCGACGTCGGTGGTCTGA
- a CDS encoding MarR family winged helix-turn-helix transcriptional regulator: MNSESDAALELARTFREALRQAVYVTRRLDVGETELTGSQLSLLTQLADGGARVSDIARNLGVRAPTATEQITRLEGRGYVRRDSDPEDSRAVVVRLTDDGWDAVARVNLRRNRAIAAVIDDLAPRDRAALEAAIPVLTSIYDRLRGE, from the coding sequence ATGAACAGCGAATCAGATGCAGCTCTGGAGCTGGCCCGGACCTTCCGGGAGGCGCTCCGCCAGGCGGTCTACGTCACGCGCCGACTGGACGTCGGGGAGACCGAGTTGACCGGCTCGCAATTGAGCCTTCTCACGCAGCTTGCCGACGGCGGAGCACGCGTCAGCGACATCGCCCGCAACCTGGGGGTGCGCGCACCCACCGCGACGGAGCAGATCACCCGCCTCGAAGGACGCGGCTACGTGCGGCGCGACAGCGATCCCGAGGACTCGCGCGCCGTCGTCGTGCGGCTGACCGATGACGGCTGGGACGCGGTGGCCCGCGTCAACCTGCGCCGCAACCGCGCCATCGCCGCCGTGATCGACGATCTGGCGCCCCGCGACCGAGCGGCCCTCGAAGCCGCCATTCCTGTTCTGACCAGTATTTACGACCGTTTGCGTGGCGAGTGA
- the cycA gene encoding D-serine/D-alanine/glycine transporter, whose amino-acid sequence MTNPQSATTATRTPGAAPSGEGEPHLARALSNRHIQLLAIGGAIGTGLFMGSGKTISVAGPSVIFVYMIIGFMLFFVMRAMGELLLSNLNYKSFSDFAGDLLGPWAGFFTGWTYWFCWVVTGVADVIAIAGYAETLIPGIPLWIPGVLTILILLALNLPTVKAFGETEFWFALIKIVAIVALIVTGLVMILTGFQSPAGQASFTNLWSHGGFFPREFMGFVAGFQIAVFAFVGIELVGTAAAETKNPEHNLPKAINAIPVRVMLFYVGALIILMSVTPWTEFKAGHSPFIGMFSLAGLGIAATVVNLVVLTSAMSSANSGIYSTSRMVFGLARDGDAPAVFGKLSRRKVPQNALFLSCVLLLGGVVLLYAGKDIGAAFDMVTTVSAVCFMFVWSIILLSYLVYRKKRPELAAASKYKMPGGVAMVYVVFAFFVFLIWALTTQPDTLTALLVTPIWFVILVIAWLVIRRSPHHLARHEAWKQSMK is encoded by the coding sequence ATGACCAATCCGCAATCGGCCACCACAGCCACCCGGACTCCCGGCGCCGCCCCCTCGGGCGAGGGCGAGCCGCACCTCGCCCGGGCCCTGAGCAACCGGCACATCCAGCTCCTGGCCATCGGCGGAGCCATCGGCACCGGCCTGTTCATGGGCAGCGGCAAGACCATCTCCGTCGCCGGGCCGTCCGTCATCTTCGTGTACATGATCATCGGCTTCATGCTGTTCTTCGTCATGCGCGCCATGGGCGAACTGCTGCTCTCCAACCTGAACTACAAGTCGTTCAGCGACTTCGCCGGCGACCTCCTCGGCCCGTGGGCCGGATTCTTCACCGGCTGGACCTACTGGTTCTGCTGGGTGGTCACCGGCGTCGCCGACGTCATCGCGATCGCCGGGTACGCGGAGACCCTCATCCCCGGCATCCCCCTCTGGATCCCCGGCGTGCTGACCATCCTGATCCTCCTGGCGCTCAACCTGCCGACGGTGAAGGCCTTCGGCGAGACCGAGTTCTGGTTCGCGCTCATCAAGATCGTCGCGATCGTCGCCCTGATCGTCACGGGTCTCGTCATGATCCTCACGGGCTTCCAGTCCCCGGCCGGCCAGGCGAGCTTCACCAACCTCTGGAGCCACGGCGGCTTCTTCCCGCGCGAGTTCATGGGCTTCGTGGCGGGCTTCCAGATCGCCGTCTTCGCCTTCGTGGGCATCGAGCTGGTGGGCACTGCCGCCGCCGAGACCAAGAACCCGGAGCACAACCTGCCCAAGGCCATCAACGCCATCCCCGTGCGCGTGATGCTCTTCTACGTGGGCGCCCTCATCATCCTGATGTCCGTCACCCCGTGGACCGAGTTCAAGGCCGGTCACAGCCCCTTCATCGGCATGTTCTCCCTGGCCGGCCTCGGCATCGCGGCGACCGTCGTGAACCTCGTGGTCCTGACCTCAGCAATGTCGAGCGCCAACTCCGGCATCTACTCCACGTCCCGCATGGTGTTCGGGCTGGCCCGCGACGGCGACGCCCCGGCGGTCTTCGGCAAGCTGTCCCGCCGCAAGGTGCCCCAGAACGCGCTGTTCCTGTCCTGCGTGCTGCTGCTGGGCGGCGTCGTCCTCCTGTACGCGGGCAAGGACATCGGCGCGGCCTTCGACATGGTGACCACCGTCTCCGCCGTCTGCTTCATGTTCGTGTGGAGCATCATCCTGCTGAGCTACCTGGTCTACCGGAAGAAGCGTCCCGAACTGGCCGCGGCGTCCAAGTACAAGATGCCCGGCGGCGTCGCGATGGTCTACGTGGTCTTCGCGTTCTTCGTCTTCCTGATCTGGGCGCTGACCACCCAGCCGGACACGCTGACGGCCCTGCTCGTGACGCCGATCTGGTTCGTGATCCTCGTGATCGCCTGGCTCGTGATCCGGCGATCGCCCCATCACCTGGCACGTCATGAGGCGTGGAAACAAAGTATGAAGTAG
- the ptsP gene encoding phosphoenolpyruvate--protein phosphotransferase — MGFQGVGVNPGRVIATVKHMPEPLAEPQAGETLPPGADPAEVIAGLKAAALAVHDELKERATRASEDGKAVLEATALMAKDTMLLKAAGKLITAGTGAERAVWEAAEGVAAQFKALGGYMAERATDVLDVRSRLVAQLRGVPAPGIPASATPFILMAEDLAPADTATLDTSVVLALATSGGGPQSHTAIIARSLGLPAVVAAEGIEEIPEGTEVYVDGAAGLVVPEPGDEEREAAAKWASSAATLATFDGEGSTADGHLVPLLANVGNAKDAEAAAALGAQGVGLFRTEFCFLERDTEPSVNEQADAYRAVFAAFPGKKVVVRTLDAGADKPLPFLTDTTEPNPALGVRGYRTDWTTPGVLERQLSAIAVAAVDTEAEVWVMAPMIATQPEAAHFASLCAGVGLKTPGVMVEVPSAALNASSVLKDVAFASLGTNDLTQYTMAADRMLGPLASLNDPWQPAVLRLVQLTVEGARAAGDKAVGVCGESAADPALAVVLTGLGVNTLSMTARSLAAVGTVLKSVTLAEAQEIAALALNAATAVEGRAAVRARLPILDDLGL; from the coding sequence ATGGGGTTCCAGGGAGTCGGAGTCAATCCGGGCCGCGTCATCGCTACCGTCAAGCACATGCCGGAGCCGTTGGCGGAGCCTCAGGCCGGGGAGACTCTGCCGCCGGGAGCGGACCCCGCGGAGGTGATCGCGGGCCTGAAGGCCGCGGCCCTGGCGGTGCACGACGAGCTCAAGGAACGCGCCACCCGTGCCAGTGAGGACGGCAAGGCCGTGCTCGAGGCCACCGCGCTCATGGCCAAGGACACCATGCTCCTCAAGGCCGCCGGGAAGCTGATCACCGCCGGCACCGGCGCCGAACGCGCCGTCTGGGAGGCGGCCGAAGGCGTGGCCGCCCAGTTCAAGGCTCTCGGCGGCTACATGGCCGAGCGCGCCACGGACGTGCTGGACGTGCGCTCCCGCCTCGTCGCGCAGCTGCGCGGCGTCCCCGCGCCGGGCATCCCGGCGTCGGCGACCCCCTTCATCCTCATGGCGGAGGACCTGGCCCCGGCCGACACCGCCACCCTGGACACCTCCGTGGTGCTCGCCCTCGCGACCTCCGGCGGCGGCCCCCAGTCCCACACGGCCATCATCGCCCGCTCGCTCGGCCTGCCGGCCGTGGTGGCAGCCGAGGGGATCGAGGAGATCCCCGAGGGCACCGAAGTGTACGTCGACGGCGCGGCCGGCCTGGTCGTCCCCGAGCCGGGCGACGAGGAGCGCGAAGCCGCCGCGAAGTGGGCGAGCAGCGCCGCGACCCTGGCCACCTTCGACGGTGAAGGCTCGACGGCGGACGGCCACCTCGTGCCGCTGCTCGCCAATGTGGGCAACGCCAAGGACGCCGAAGCCGCCGCGGCCCTCGGTGCGCAGGGCGTGGGCCTGTTCCGCACCGAATTCTGTTTCCTGGAACGCGACACCGAGCCGTCCGTGAACGAGCAGGCCGACGCCTACCGCGCCGTCTTCGCCGCCTTCCCGGGCAAGAAGGTCGTGGTCCGGACCCTGGACGCGGGCGCGGACAAGCCCCTGCCGTTCCTCACCGACACCACCGAACCGAACCCGGCCCTGGGCGTGCGCGGTTACCGCACCGACTGGACCACCCCGGGCGTGCTCGAGCGCCAGCTCTCCGCGATCGCCGTGGCCGCCGTGGACACCGAGGCCGAGGTCTGGGTCATGGCGCCGATGATCGCGACGCAGCCCGAGGCCGCGCACTTCGCCTCCCTCTGCGCCGGCGTGGGCCTGAAGACCCCGGGCGTCATGGTCGAGGTCCCGTCCGCGGCGCTGAACGCGTCCAGCGTTCTCAAGGACGTCGCGTTCGCCTCGCTCGGCACCAACGACCTCACGCAGTACACGATGGCCGCGGACCGTATGCTCGGCCCGCTCGCGAGCTTGAACGACCCGTGGCAGCCCGCCGTTCTCCGCCTGGTCCAGCTGACCGTCGAGGGCGCCAGGGCCGCCGGGGACAAAGCCGTGGGCGTCTGCGGTGAGTCCGCCGCGGACCCGGCCCTCGCCGTCGTGCTCACCGGTCTGGGAGTGAACACGCTGTCCATGACCGCGCGGTCGCTGGCCGCCGTCGGCACCGTGCTGAAGAGCGTCACGCTGGCCGAGGCGCAGGAGATCGCCGCGCTGGCCCTGAACGCCGCGACCGCCGTGGAGGGCCGCGCCGCCGTCCGCGCCCGGCTGCCGATCCTGGACGACCTCGGCCTGTAA
- a CDS encoding HPr family phosphocarrier protein: MPERTAVVASASGLHARPAAIFAEAAAELDVEVTIALAGTPEDEAMDASSILSLMTLGAGNGDTVVLRAEGPGAEEALDKLATLVETDLDAE; this comes from the coding sequence ATGCCCGAACGCACAGCAGTCGTCGCCAGCGCCTCCGGCCTGCACGCCCGTCCCGCTGCGATCTTCGCCGAGGCCGCAGCCGAGCTCGACGTCGAGGTGACGATCGCCCTGGCCGGCACCCCCGAGGATGAGGCCATGGACGCCTCGAGCATCCTGTCCCTCATGACCCTGGGCGCCGGCAACGGCGACACCGTGGTCCTCCGCGCCGAGGGCCCGGGCGCCGAAGAGGCCCTGGACAAGCTCGCCACCCTCGTCGAAACCGACCTGGACGCCGAGTAA
- a CDS encoding helix-turn-helix domain-containing protein produces MEQSTIKAQPHTTGPLTADAASGLRRALDGGQDVTVFVDGTVFRLPDGARDAVVDLLTRLSRGETVTVTSGDAAHAETRDPLDDELLTTSKAAELAGISHTYLRNMTDRGEIPVQYRGTHRRIRRGDITAWLAAQKASHPGTVD; encoded by the coding sequence ATGGAGCAGTCGACGATTAAGGCCCAGCCGCACACCACCGGCCCCCTCACCGCCGACGCCGCCTCCGGGCTGCGGCGAGCGCTCGACGGCGGGCAGGACGTCACCGTCTTCGTGGACGGCACGGTCTTCCGGCTCCCCGACGGCGCACGGGACGCCGTGGTGGACCTCCTGACGCGCCTGTCCCGCGGGGAGACCGTCACCGTGACCAGCGGCGATGCCGCCCACGCGGAGACCCGGGACCCGCTCGACGACGAACTGCTCACCACGAGCAAGGCGGCGGAGCTGGCCGGCATCTCCCACACGTACCTGCGGAACATGACGGACCGTGGTGAGATCCCGGTCCAGTACCGCGGCACGCACCGCCGGATCCGCCGCGGCGACATCACGGCCTGGCTGGCCGCGCAGAAGGCCTCACACCCCGGAACCGTAGACTGA
- a CDS encoding PucR family transcriptional regulator: protein MQQPDVEQLVEQLAARLGRGLSLEDLDGLLVAYSSNQEQADRVRVNFLLTKRVPPDVSAWQLSHGISAAVRPVVVPANEELGMLGRVCVPLLVRGFRVGYLWVQQSSGESSAAPILGQLAEVRHEIELLATLLLESNTAESEQRKRREVEFLSACSGERGAIAAVGNWAEVHGKGPWQLITVLDAGARHEPEDPLAASLTHRSAALQSTVGVQEALFSAGRPSHSVMLFRASQGRAVHAQVLVHYQLELAKRSGQGRPRIVIGLSEPFAEIRKLPDAYGESRTAALAGVVEPSLGELVDCRDTGIYQFFATAAQGPMDWGGASTLNFAALEAGDKNQELRPVLEMIYDTGGTVQDVADELHLHRSTVYNRLAKVRQIIGADPLKGSVRLELHAALKAARWHGRPRI from the coding sequence ATGCAGCAACCCGATGTGGAACAGCTCGTCGAGCAGCTCGCCGCCCGCCTGGGGCGAGGCCTGTCTCTGGAGGACCTGGACGGTCTCCTCGTGGCCTACAGCTCCAATCAGGAGCAGGCGGACCGTGTGCGGGTCAATTTCCTGCTCACCAAGAGGGTCCCGCCGGATGTCAGCGCCTGGCAGCTCTCGCATGGCATCTCGGCCGCCGTGCGTCCCGTGGTGGTCCCGGCCAACGAGGAGCTCGGCATGCTCGGCCGTGTCTGCGTCCCGCTCCTGGTGCGCGGCTTCCGGGTCGGGTACCTCTGGGTGCAGCAGAGCAGCGGGGAGAGCAGTGCCGCTCCCATCCTGGGTCAGCTCGCCGAGGTCCGCCACGAGATCGAGCTCCTGGCGACCCTCCTCCTTGAATCCAACACGGCCGAATCGGAGCAGCGGAAGCGCCGCGAGGTCGAGTTCCTCTCCGCCTGCTCGGGGGAGCGTGGCGCGATCGCCGCCGTCGGGAACTGGGCTGAGGTGCACGGCAAAGGCCCCTGGCAGCTGATCACGGTGCTCGACGCCGGCGCGCGCCACGAGCCCGAGGACCCCCTCGCGGCCTCCCTGACGCACCGCAGCGCGGCGCTGCAGTCCACGGTCGGTGTGCAGGAGGCTCTCTTCAGCGCAGGCCGTCCCAGCCATTCCGTCATGCTGTTCCGGGCCTCGCAGGGCCGGGCGGTGCATGCGCAGGTCCTGGTGCATTACCAGCTGGAACTCGCCAAACGGTCGGGACAGGGCAGGCCGAGGATCGTGATCGGGCTCAGCGAGCCCTTCGCCGAGATCCGGAAGCTGCCGGACGCTTACGGTGAGTCGCGGACGGCGGCGCTCGCCGGCGTCGTCGAACCGTCCCTGGGTGAGCTGGTGGACTGCCGCGACACGGGCATCTATCAGTTCTTCGCGACGGCGGCGCAGGGCCCCATGGACTGGGGCGGGGCGAGCACGCTCAACTTCGCGGCGCTCGAGGCCGGGGACAAGAACCAGGAGCTGCGGCCGGTGCTGGAGATGATCTACGACACCGGCGGGACCGTGCAGGACGTGGCCGACGAGCTCCATCTGCACCGCAGCACCGTGTACAACCGGCTCGCGAAGGTCCGGCAGATCATCGGCGCCGACCCGCTCAAGGGCTCCGTCCGCCTGGAGCTGCACGCGGCGCTGAAGGCGGCGCGCTGGCACGGTCGCCCGCGCATCTGA